One region of Micromonospora lupini genomic DNA includes:
- a CDS encoding PadR family transcriptional regulator, with translation MRFQRQHHPMHEARMRGFGFPPVPPGPHGPHGHEHGGPWGGRGRGRGRGRRPNVRGAVLALLTERPMHGYEMIQEIDSRTGGAWRPSPGSIYPTLQLLEDEGVIAASTEEAGGGRKRFTVTEAGQAEATAAAETPPWADVAQGTVSSWHDIRDSGAQAMNALRQVMMNGTDDQRERAAQVLDETRRKLYAILAESE, from the coding sequence ATGAGGTTCCAACGACAGCACCACCCGATGCACGAGGCCCGGATGCGTGGGTTCGGCTTCCCGCCGGTCCCGCCCGGCCCCCATGGCCCGCACGGTCACGAACACGGCGGCCCCTGGGGCGGACGCGGTCGCGGACGAGGCAGGGGCCGACGCCCCAACGTCCGGGGCGCGGTGTTGGCCCTGCTCACCGAGCGGCCGATGCACGGCTACGAGATGATCCAGGAGATCGACTCCCGCACCGGGGGCGCCTGGCGGCCGAGCCCGGGTTCGATCTACCCCACCCTCCAACTCCTGGAGGACGAGGGTGTGATCGCCGCCAGCACCGAGGAGGCCGGCGGTGGACGCAAGCGGTTCACCGTCACCGAGGCCGGTCAGGCGGAGGCCACCGCGGCCGCGGAGACCCCGCCGTGGGCGGACGTCGCCCAGGGCACCGTGAGCAGCTGGCACGACATCCGCGACTCCGGCGCGCAGGCGATGAACGCCCTGCGTCAGGTCATGATGAACGGCACCGACGACCAGCGTGAGCGGGCCGCCCAGGTGCTCGACGAGACCCGGCGCAAGCTGTACGCGATCCTCGCCGAATCCGAGTGA
- a CDS encoding helix-turn-helix domain-containing protein encodes MDDPGSTVPRRQLGRYLRELRENAYVTVTAAARELEWSAPRIWRYETGQVSMHPNDVAAMCRVYGASPETIETMRALARETKAHGWWHSYGEAIKDWFKLYVGLEAAATRIRHYEANLVPGLLQTVEYMAELIATDQPQMGEQQRQAKVDVRLRRQRLLARAVPRAPRLDVILSEAVLRRPLRDRAAMARQLESLLVSSRQHNISIRVLPFDAGLVRWAQSGTFTMLDFPSDVREPEPTTIYMDGPCGAVYLDKTHEIEIYEDAWRSLGERALSADESRELIAAMAKEMTDGA; translated from the coding sequence GTGGACGACCCCGGCAGCACAGTTCCACGGAGGCAGCTCGGCAGATACCTGAGAGAGCTTCGCGAAAACGCGTATGTGACAGTTACCGCGGCGGCCAGGGAATTGGAGTGGTCGGCACCCCGGATCTGGCGGTACGAGACCGGCCAGGTCTCCATGCACCCCAATGACGTGGCGGCCATGTGCCGCGTCTACGGCGCGTCGCCGGAGACGATCGAGACGATGCGGGCGCTGGCCCGGGAGACCAAGGCGCACGGCTGGTGGCACAGCTACGGCGAGGCGATCAAGGACTGGTTCAAGCTGTACGTCGGCCTGGAAGCCGCCGCCACCCGCATCCGCCACTACGAGGCGAACCTCGTCCCCGGCCTGTTGCAGACGGTCGAGTACATGGCCGAGCTGATCGCCACCGACCAACCGCAGATGGGCGAGCAGCAGCGTCAGGCGAAGGTCGACGTGCGGCTTCGCCGCCAACGCCTGCTGGCTCGGGCGGTGCCCCGCGCTCCACGCCTCGACGTCATCCTGAGTGAGGCGGTGTTGCGCCGCCCGCTGCGCGACCGGGCGGCGATGGCCCGGCAACTGGAGTCGCTACTGGTGTCGTCGCGGCAGCACAACATCAGCATCCGGGTGCTGCCGTTCGATGCGGGGCTGGTGCGCTGGGCGCAGTCCGGCACCTTCACGATGCTCGACTTCCCGTCCGACGTGCGCGAGCCGGAGCCGACGACGATCTACATGGACGGGCCGTGTGGTGCCGTCTACCTTGACAAGACCCACGAGATCGAGATCTATGAGGACGCGTGGCGCTCCCTCGGCGAGCGGGCGCTCAGCGCCGACGAGTCCCGCGAGCTGATCGCGGCCATGGCGAAGGAGATGACAGATGGTGCGTGA
- a CDS encoding CARDB domain-containing protein, translated as MRRTNLFRMVATTVAATMIAAAGATAAATPAAARPAETTAASGSAVAAAATNLAQGRPTQESGHADVYDSSKVVDGNAGSYWESLNNSFPQWVQVDLGSSQSVNQVVLKLPTSGWGTRTQTLSVRGSADGSSFTDLVGSQTYTFNPASGNTVTINVSAASTRYVRITITANSGWPAGQLSELEVYGSGGTTPDTTAPSVPGNLSYTQSGTTISLTWVASTDNAGGSGIAGYDVYRNGAFLQSVGNVTTFNDTQPATATVSYYVRARDAAGNLSGNSNTVTRTGSGDTTAPSVPGTLSQSTSGSTITLTWGASTDSGGSGLAGYNVYRGGSLIATLGTVLTYQDTQPATATVSYYVRARDGAGNLSGTSNTVTRTGSNPPACTNVAQGKSMTASGSTFSFTPDKANDGQLATYWEGAASYPQNLTVALGANHSISGVTVRLNPDSSWGTRTQTIQVLGRDQASSAYTSLVSAAAYQFVQGTNAVTIPVTATTADVQLRFTGNTGAPSGQVAELEVCGTPAPNPDLVVSSVTWSPTSPSEVSAVTLSAVVQNIGSASAAATTVNFSLAGAVVGSATVGALAAGGSTTVSFNAGTRPMGSYAVSAVVDPTNTIVEQNNGNNSLTAASPLVVTQAPGPDLQVLSIASNPPNPAVGASVTFTVAVRNRGTTATGTTTVTRLAVGGTTLNTSTASIAAGATATVAVSGSWTATSGGATITATADATNVVAETNESNNAFSQAIVVGRGAAVPYVSYEAEAGRYQGTLLEPDALRTFGHTNFASESSGRKSVRLTSTGQFVEFTSANQANSIVVRNSIPDAPGGGGIEATISLYVNDVFSRKLTLSSKHSWLYGDTDGPEALTNTPQADARRLFDESNALLAQSYPAGTRFKLQRDSGDTASFYVIDMIDLEQVAPAASQPAGCTSITAYGAIPNDGLDDTAAIQRAVTDDQNGVIGCVWIPAGQWRQEQKILTDDPLNRGQWNQVGISNVTIRGAGMWYSQLYTLTEPQNVVGGINHPHEGNFGFDIDKNTQISDIAIFGSGRIRGGDGNAEGGVGLNGRFGTGTKISNVWIEHANVGVWVGRDYDNIPDLWGPADGLEFTGMRIRDTYADGINFSNGTRNSRVFNSSFRTTGDDALAVWANPYVKDRSVDIAHDNHFVNNTVQLPWRANGIAIYGGYDNSIENNLIYDTANYPGIMLATDHDPLPFSGTTLIANNGLYRTGGAFWNEDQEFGAITLFPSTRDITGVTIRDTDIIDSTYDGIQFKNGGGNMPNVAITNVRIDKSNNGAGILAMSGARGNANLTNVTITNSADGNIVIQPGSQFVVNGG; from the coding sequence ATGAGACGAACGAATCTGTTCCGGATGGTGGCGACGACAGTCGCGGCCACGATGATCGCCGCGGCAGGCGCGACGGCCGCGGCGACCCCTGCCGCCGCCCGCCCCGCCGAGACGACCGCCGCGTCGGGCAGCGCCGTCGCGGCGGCCGCCACCAACCTCGCCCAGGGTCGTCCCACCCAGGAGAGCGGCCACGCCGACGTGTACGACTCGTCGAAGGTCGTCGACGGCAACGCGGGCAGCTACTGGGAGAGCCTCAACAACTCGTTCCCCCAGTGGGTACAGGTCGACCTCGGCTCGTCGCAGAGTGTCAACCAGGTCGTGCTGAAGCTGCCGACCTCCGGTTGGGGCACCCGGACGCAGACGTTGAGCGTGCGAGGCAGCGCCGACGGCTCGTCGTTCACCGACCTGGTCGGGTCGCAGACGTACACCTTCAACCCGGCCAGCGGCAACACCGTCACGATCAACGTCAGCGCGGCCTCCACCCGCTACGTCCGGATCACCATCACCGCCAACAGTGGCTGGCCGGCCGGGCAGCTCTCCGAGCTTGAGGTGTACGGCAGCGGCGGCACCACCCCGGACACCACCGCGCCGAGCGTCCCGGGCAACCTGTCGTACACCCAGTCGGGCACCACCATCAGCCTCACCTGGGTCGCGTCCACCGACAACGCGGGCGGCAGCGGCATCGCCGGCTACGACGTCTACCGCAACGGCGCGTTCCTCCAGTCCGTCGGGAACGTGACCACCTTCAACGACACCCAGCCGGCCACGGCGACGGTGTCCTACTACGTCCGGGCCCGCGACGCGGCCGGCAACCTCTCCGGCAACAGCAACACGGTCACCCGTACGGGAAGCGGTGACACCACCGCGCCGAGCGTGCCGGGGACGCTGTCGCAGAGCACGTCGGGCAGCACCATCACGCTCACCTGGGGGGCCTCCACCGACTCCGGCGGCAGCGGGCTCGCGGGCTACAACGTCTACCGGGGCGGCAGCCTGATCGCGACGCTTGGCACCGTCCTCACCTACCAGGACACCCAGCCGGCCACGGCGACGGTGTCCTACTACGTCCGCGCCCGCGACGGCGCCGGCAACCTGTCCGGCACCAGCAACACCGTCACCCGGACCGGCAGCAACCCGCCCGCCTGCACCAACGTGGCGCAGGGCAAGAGCATGACGGCGAGCGGCTCCACCTTCAGCTTCACCCCGGACAAGGCCAACGACGGGCAACTCGCCACCTACTGGGAGGGCGCGGCGAGCTACCCGCAGAACCTGACCGTGGCGCTGGGCGCCAACCACTCGATCTCCGGCGTCACAGTGAGACTCAACCCGGACTCGTCGTGGGGCACCCGTACCCAGACCATCCAGGTCCTCGGCCGCGACCAGGCGTCGTCCGCGTACACCAGCCTGGTCTCCGCGGCGGCCTACCAGTTCGTCCAGGGCACCAACGCGGTGACCATCCCGGTCACCGCGACCACCGCTGACGTGCAGTTGCGCTTCACCGGCAACACCGGCGCCCCGTCCGGCCAGGTCGCCGAGCTGGAGGTGTGCGGCACTCCGGCGCCCAACCCGGACCTGGTCGTCAGCTCGGTGACCTGGTCACCCACCTCGCCCAGCGAGGTCAGCGCGGTCACGCTCTCGGCAGTCGTGCAGAACATCGGCTCGGCGTCCGCCGCCGCGACGACAGTCAACTTCAGCCTGGCCGGCGCGGTCGTCGGCAGCGCCACCGTGGGCGCGCTCGCCGCGGGCGGCTCGACCACCGTGTCGTTCAACGCCGGTACGCGGCCGATGGGCAGCTACGCCGTCTCGGCGGTGGTCGACCCGACGAACACGATCGTCGAGCAGAACAACGGCAACAACAGCCTCACGGCGGCGTCGCCGCTCGTGGTGACGCAGGCCCCCGGGCCGGACCTCCAGGTGCTCAGCATCGCGTCGAACCCGCCGAACCCGGCCGTCGGGGCGTCGGTCACCTTCACCGTGGCCGTCCGCAACCGGGGCACCACCGCGACCGGCACGACCACCGTCACCCGCCTGGCGGTGGGCGGCACCACGCTCAACACCAGCACCGCCTCGATCGCGGCCGGCGCGACGGCCACCGTGGCCGTCAGCGGTAGCTGGACCGCCACCAGCGGCGGGGCCACCATCACCGCCACCGCCGACGCGACGAACGTGGTCGCCGAGACCAACGAGTCCAACAACGCGTTCAGCCAGGCGATAGTGGTCGGCCGTGGGGCCGCCGTCCCGTACGTCTCCTACGAGGCCGAGGCCGGCCGTTACCAGGGCACGCTGCTGGAGCCCGATGCGCTGCGGACGTTCGGGCACACCAACTTCGCCAGCGAGTCCTCCGGCCGCAAGTCGGTACGGCTCACCAGCACCGGGCAGTTCGTCGAGTTCACCTCGGCCAACCAGGCCAACTCCATAGTGGTGCGCAACTCCATCCCGGACGCGCCAGGTGGCGGCGGCATCGAGGCGACAATCAGCCTCTACGTCAACGACGTCTTCTCCCGCAAGCTGACGCTGTCGTCGAAGCACAGCTGGCTCTACGGCGACACCGACGGGCCGGAGGCCCTGACCAACACCCCGCAGGCCGACGCCCGACGGCTCTTCGACGAGTCGAACGCGCTGCTGGCGCAGTCGTACCCGGCCGGCACCCGGTTCAAGTTGCAGCGCGACTCGGGTGACACCGCCTCCTTCTACGTCATCGACATGATCGACCTGGAGCAGGTGGCACCGGCGGCGAGCCAGCCGGCGGGCTGCACCTCGATCACCGCGTACGGCGCGATCCCGAACGACGGGCTCGACGACACCGCCGCCATCCAGCGGGCCGTGACCGACGACCAGAACGGTGTCATCGGCTGCGTCTGGATCCCCGCCGGGCAGTGGCGGCAGGAGCAGAAGATCCTGACCGACGACCCGCTGAACCGGGGTCAGTGGAACCAGGTCGGCATCAGCAACGTCACCATCCGGGGCGCCGGCATGTGGTACTCGCAGCTCTACACGCTCACCGAGCCGCAGAACGTGGTGGGCGGCATCAACCACCCGCACGAGGGCAACTTCGGCTTCGACATCGACAAGAACACCCAGATCTCGGACATCGCCATCTTCGGCTCCGGCCGGATCCGCGGCGGTGACGGCAACGCCGAGGGCGGCGTCGGTCTGAACGGTCGCTTCGGCACCGGCACCAAGATCAGCAATGTGTGGATCGAGCACGCCAACGTGGGCGTCTGGGTGGGTCGCGACTACGACAACATCCCCGACCTGTGGGGCCCGGCCGACGGGCTGGAGTTCACCGGCATGCGGATCCGCGACACGTACGCCGACGGCATCAACTTCAGCAACGGCACGCGCAACTCGCGGGTCTTCAACTCGTCGTTCCGCACCACTGGCGACGACGCGCTCGCCGTCTGGGCCAACCCGTACGTCAAGGACCGCAGCGTCGACATCGCGCACGACAACCACTTCGTCAACAACACCGTCCAGCTGCCCTGGCGGGCCAACGGCATCGCCATCTACGGCGGCTACGACAACTCGATCGAGAACAACCTGATCTACGACACCGCGAACTATCCGGGCATCATGCTGGCGACCGACCACGACCCGCTGCCGTTCTCCGGCACGACGCTCATCGCCAACAACGGCCTCTACCGCACCGGTGGCGCGTTCTGGAACGAGGACCAGGAGTTCGGCGCCATCACGCTCTTCCCCTCCACCAGGGACATCACCGGAGTCACGATCCGCGACACCGACATCATCGACTCCACGTACGACGGCATCCAGTTCAAGAACGGCGGCGGCAACATGCCGAACGTCGCCATCACCAACGTACGGATCGACAAATCCAACAACGGCGCCGGCATCCTCGCGATGAGCGGGGCGCGCGGCAACGCCAACCTGACGAACGTGACAATCACCAACTCGGCCGACGGCAACATCGTCATCCAGCCGGGCTCACAGTTCGTCGTCAACGGCGGCTGA
- a CDS encoding M50 family metallopeptidase, with product MSYLLGVVLFALAILISVSLHEAGHLLTAKMFGMKVTKYFVGFGPTIWSFQRGETEYGLKGIPLGGFCKIVGMTPQDDDVEPGDESRVMWRYPVWKRTIVMAAGSITHFALALVTIWILAVSAGLPNPDFPTTDAQARQEPAVIQLSPCVVPENTLRECTPADAASPAAQAQLRDGDRITSINGTPIGNYGDLLTTLRGLKPGATTQIEYVRDGQAGSTSTVLAQTQRPPLDDPKGAAAPVAALGVGLVPSTPTRVTYGPVGAFGATADFTGQLAVGTAQALQRIPQKVPALWTALTGGERDVDTPISVVGASRLGGEAVQNNAWLVFFMLFVSLNFFIGVFNLLPLLPVDGGHIAIAWFERARSWVYARIGRADPGRVDYLKLMPFTYAVILIGGAFTLLTIAADVVNPITLFSR from the coding sequence ATGTCGTACCTGCTCGGGGTGGTCCTCTTCGCCCTGGCCATCCTCATCTCGGTGAGTCTGCACGAGGCGGGGCACCTGCTGACCGCCAAGATGTTCGGGATGAAGGTGACGAAGTACTTCGTCGGCTTCGGCCCCACCATCTGGTCGTTCCAGCGGGGCGAGACCGAGTACGGCCTCAAGGGCATTCCGCTCGGCGGTTTCTGCAAGATCGTCGGCATGACCCCCCAGGACGACGACGTCGAGCCGGGCGACGAGTCGCGGGTGATGTGGCGCTACCCGGTCTGGAAGCGGACGATCGTGATGGCCGCGGGGTCGATCACGCACTTCGCGCTCGCCCTGGTCACCATCTGGATCCTCGCCGTCTCCGCCGGCCTGCCCAACCCGGACTTCCCGACCACCGACGCGCAGGCCCGCCAGGAGCCGGCAGTCATCCAGCTCAGCCCCTGCGTGGTGCCGGAGAACACGCTGCGGGAGTGCACCCCCGCCGACGCGGCCAGCCCGGCCGCCCAGGCCCAGCTGCGCGACGGCGACCGGATCACCTCGATCAACGGCACCCCGATCGGCAACTACGGCGACCTGCTCACCACGCTGCGCGGTCTCAAGCCGGGGGCCACCACCCAGATCGAGTACGTCCGCGACGGGCAGGCGGGCAGCACCAGCACGGTGCTCGCGCAGACCCAGCGTCCGCCGCTCGACGACCCGAAGGGCGCCGCCGCGCCGGTGGCCGCGCTCGGCGTCGGCCTCGTCCCCAGCACCCCCACCCGCGTGACGTACGGGCCGGTCGGCGCGTTCGGGGCCACCGCCGACTTCACAGGCCAACTCGCCGTCGGCACCGCGCAGGCGTTGCAGCGCATCCCGCAGAAGGTCCCCGCCCTGTGGACCGCCCTCACCGGCGGCGAGCGGGACGTGGACACCCCGATCAGCGTGGTCGGCGCCAGCCGGCTCGGCGGCGAGGCTGTGCAGAACAACGCCTGGCTGGTCTTCTTCATGCTGTTCGTGTCGCTGAACTTCTTCATCGGCGTGTTCAACCTGCTGCCGCTGCTGCCGGTGGACGGCGGCCACATCGCCATCGCCTGGTTCGAACGGGCCCGCTCCTGGGTCTACGCGCGGATCGGCCGGGCCGACCCGGGCCGGGTCGACTACCTCAAGCTGATGCCCTTCACGTACGCGGTGATCCTGATCGGTGGCGCGTTCACGCTGCTCACCATCGCCGCGGACGTCGTCAACCCGATCACGCTCTTCTCAAGGTGA
- a CDS encoding GNAT family N-acetyltransferase, with protein MLTVPVRQLGESERRAVERLLDRDPFAGAQVAERIAARGLSWWRAEGRILGYGARRNLESLCWLGGNLTPVLATDAAVSAFADLLAGEERLCSSIVGRADAVLGLWDRLSGTWGPARDVRPNQPLLATDTMPAVPADPEVRRVRSGEVDRLFPAAVAMYTEEVGVSPLAEDAGRSYRRRVNDLVRAGRAYARIVDGKVVFKAELAVVTKRTAQVQGVWVAPEWRGRGIAAAAMAAVVRDALLRVAPTVSLYVNDFNLPARRVYERCGFQPVGTLATVLF; from the coding sequence GTGCTGACGGTGCCGGTACGGCAACTGGGGGAATCGGAGCGCCGCGCGGTCGAGCGCCTGCTCGACCGTGACCCGTTCGCGGGCGCGCAGGTCGCCGAGCGCATCGCCGCGCGCGGGCTCTCGTGGTGGAGGGCCGAAGGACGGATCCTGGGGTACGGCGCCCGGCGCAACCTCGAATCGCTGTGCTGGCTCGGCGGCAACCTGACACCTGTGCTCGCCACCGACGCCGCCGTGTCCGCCTTCGCCGACCTGCTCGCGGGGGAGGAGCGGCTCTGCTCCTCAATCGTCGGCCGCGCCGACGCCGTCCTCGGCCTCTGGGACCGGCTCTCCGGCACGTGGGGGCCCGCCCGCGACGTCCGCCCCAACCAGCCGCTGCTGGCCACCGACACGATGCCGGCCGTACCGGCCGACCCAGAGGTACGCCGCGTCCGCTCCGGCGAGGTCGACAGGCTCTTTCCGGCGGCCGTCGCCATGTACACCGAGGAGGTCGGCGTCTCCCCACTCGCCGAGGACGCCGGCCGCAGCTACCGCCGCAGGGTCAACGACCTGGTCCGCGCCGGCCGCGCGTACGCCCGGATCGTCGACGGCAAGGTCGTGTTCAAGGCCGAACTGGCCGTCGTGACCAAACGGACCGCCCAGGTCCAGGGCGTCTGGGTCGCGCCGGAGTGGAGAGGCCGCGGCATCGCCGCCGCCGCCATGGCCGCCGTCGTACGTGACGCGCTGCTCCGGGTGGCCCCCACTGTCAGCCTGTACGTCAACGACTTCAACCTGCCGGCCCGCCGGGTGTACGAGCGCTGCGGCTTCCAGCCGGTCGGCACGCTCGCCACTGTCCTCTTCTGA
- a CDS encoding DUF397 domain-containing protein, which yields MVRDGVWRTSTRSGSEGNCVEVAGFTETVGVRDSKDQQGPELSFSLSAWGGFVAATRAKQLDNRR from the coding sequence ATGGTGCGTGACGGAGTCTGGCGCACGTCGACCCGATCCGGCAGCGAGGGCAACTGCGTTGAGGTGGCGGGGTTCACCGAGACGGTCGGCGTGCGCGACAGCAAGGACCAGCAGGGGCCGGAGCTGAGCTTCAGCCTCTCGGCCTGGGGTGGCTTCGTCGCTGCAACCCGCGCGAAGCAGTTGGACAACCGCCGCTGA
- a CDS encoding Uma2 family endonuclease: protein MAQAAFAPEPAPQHTEPSFDVLRWHDEPWTAQLALDLLPETNGPKVEVLSGSVIVTPHAGYDHQDAELDLAYLLKQAARRAKLWLYLETNVVSGEDLFIPDIVILDAPGGGRTTMDIRHAVLLGEIVSPGNRRKDIIDRPREYAAVGVPFFLRVDLRNRVPTLALYELTEGEYRPVAAAAAGTRFVMREPFEFSIDPGDLLGEEAVPEEPGTA, encoded by the coding sequence ATGGCCCAGGCAGCGTTCGCGCCGGAGCCGGCGCCGCAGCACACCGAGCCGTCATTCGACGTGCTGCGGTGGCATGACGAGCCGTGGACCGCGCAGCTCGCCCTCGACCTGTTGCCGGAGACCAACGGCCCCAAGGTTGAGGTCCTGAGCGGAAGCGTGATCGTGACACCACATGCGGGATATGACCATCAGGACGCGGAGCTCGATCTCGCCTATCTCCTGAAGCAGGCGGCTCGGCGCGCGAAACTGTGGCTCTATCTGGAGACGAACGTCGTCTCGGGCGAGGACCTCTTCATTCCGGACATCGTGATTCTTGATGCTCCGGGCGGCGGGCGAACGACGATGGACATCAGGCACGCCGTGCTGCTCGGTGAGATCGTCTCTCCCGGCAACCGACGTAAGGACATCATCGACCGACCGCGTGAGTACGCCGCTGTCGGTGTTCCCTTCTTCCTCCGGGTCGACCTGCGGAACCGGGTACCCACCCTCGCTCTGTACGAGCTGACCGAGGGGGAGTACCGACCGGTGGCCGCTGCTGCCGCCGGCACGCGGTTCGTCATGCGCGAGCCGTTCGAGTTCTCTATCGATCCGGGCGACCTGCTGGGCGAGGAAGCAGTCCCGGAAGAGCCGGGCACCGCTTGA
- the ispG gene encoding flavodoxin-dependent (E)-4-hydroxy-3-methylbut-2-enyl-diphosphate synthase: MTAISLGMPAVPPPSLAPRRASRQIMVGSVPVGGGAPVSVQSMTTTLTSDINATLQQIAELTASGCQIVRVAVPSQDDVEALPAIAKKSQIPVIADIHFQPKYVFAAIDAGCAAVRVNPGNIRQFDDKVKEIARAAGAAGVPIRIGVNAGSLDKRLLSKYGKATAEALVESALWECSLFEEHGFRDIKISVKHNDPVVMIRAYRQLAEQCDYPLHLGVTEAGPAFQGTIKSAVAFGALLAEGIGDTIRVSLSAPPVEEIKVGNQILESLGLRERGLEIVSCPSCGRAQVDVYKLAEEVTAGLEGLPVPLRVAVMGCVVNGPGEAREADLGVASGNGKGQIFVKGQVVKTVPEAQIVETLIEEALRIADEMGAELPEELRGLVTGPTVTVH; encoded by the coding sequence GTGACAGCTATCAGTCTCGGTATGCCCGCCGTGCCGCCCCCGTCGCTCGCACCCCGCCGGGCCAGCCGCCAGATCATGGTCGGTTCGGTGCCCGTCGGCGGCGGCGCGCCGGTGTCCGTGCAGTCGATGACCACGACCCTCACCTCCGACATCAACGCGACCCTCCAGCAGATCGCCGAGCTGACCGCGTCCGGCTGCCAGATCGTCCGGGTGGCCGTGCCGTCCCAGGACGACGTCGAGGCGCTGCCCGCGATCGCCAAGAAGTCGCAGATCCCGGTGATCGCCGACATCCACTTCCAACCCAAGTACGTCTTCGCCGCGATCGACGCCGGCTGCGCGGCCGTCCGGGTCAACCCGGGCAACATCCGCCAGTTCGACGACAAGGTCAAGGAGATCGCCCGTGCCGCGGGGGCGGCGGGGGTGCCGATCCGGATCGGCGTCAACGCCGGCTCGCTGGACAAGCGGCTGCTGAGCAAGTACGGCAAGGCCACCGCCGAGGCGCTCGTCGAGTCGGCGCTGTGGGAGTGCTCGCTGTTCGAGGAGCACGGCTTCCGCGACATCAAGATCTCGGTCAAGCACAACGACCCGGTCGTGATGATCCGCGCGTACCGGCAGCTCGCCGAGCAGTGCGACTACCCGCTGCACCTCGGCGTCACCGAGGCCGGGCCGGCGTTCCAGGGCACGATCAAGTCGGCTGTCGCCTTCGGCGCCCTGCTCGCCGAGGGCATCGGCGACACCATCCGAGTGTCGCTGTCCGCCCCGCCGGTCGAGGAGATCAAGGTCGGCAACCAGATCCTGGAGTCGCTCGGCCTGCGCGAGCGCGGCTTGGAGATCGTCTCCTGCCCGTCCTGCGGACGGGCCCAGGTAGACGTCTACAAGCTCGCCGAGGAGGTCACCGCCGGCCTGGAAGGGCTGCCGGTGCCGCTGCGGGTCGCCGTCATGGGCTGCGTCGTCAACGGTCCGGGCGAGGCCCGCGAGGCCGACCTCGGCGTCGCCTCCGGCAACGGCAAGGGCCAGATCTTCGTCAAGGGCCAGGTCGTCAAGACGGTGCCCGAAGCGCAGATCGTGGAGACGCTCATCGAGGAGGCGCTGCGCATCGCCGACGAGATGGGCGCCGAGCTGCCCGAGGAGCTGCGTGGGCTGGTCACCGGCCCGACCGTCACCGTGCACTGA
- the dxr gene encoding 1-deoxy-D-xylulose-5-phosphate reductoisomerase: protein MTSPRDLVLLGSTGSIGTQAIDIVRRNPDRFRVVALGAGGGNVELLAAQALELGVEAVGVAKASAAQDLQLAFYAEASRQGWATGDFKLPKIVAGPDAMTELAQWPCDIVLNGVVGSLGLAPTLAALRGGRTLALANKESLVAGGPLVRAAVTRPGQIVPVDSEHSALAQCLRSGSRGEVRRLIVTASGGPFRGRRRDELTQVTPEQALAHPTWNMGPVVTINSATMVNKALEVIEAHELFDVPYADITVMVHPQSVIHSMVEFVDGSTIAQASPPDMRLPIALGIGWPDRVPEAATAVDWTAAHTWEFAPLDDAAFPAVALAKAAGEAGRCRPAIYNAANEECVAAFVAGRLPFLGIVDTLERVLEEAPDFAEPGTVEDVLAAESWARAHAQEIIAGSVEGA from the coding sequence GTGACTTCCCCCCGCGACCTCGTCCTGCTCGGGTCCACCGGTTCGATAGGCACGCAGGCCATCGACATCGTCCGGCGCAACCCGGACCGGTTCCGGGTGGTGGCGCTCGGCGCCGGCGGCGGCAACGTCGAGTTGCTCGCCGCGCAGGCCCTCGAACTGGGCGTCGAGGCGGTCGGGGTGGCCAAGGCGTCCGCCGCGCAGGACCTGCAACTCGCGTTCTACGCGGAGGCGAGCAGGCAGGGCTGGGCCACCGGCGACTTCAAACTTCCCAAGATCGTGGCCGGACCTGACGCCATGACCGAGTTGGCGCAGTGGCCGTGCGACATCGTGCTCAACGGGGTGGTCGGCTCGCTGGGCCTCGCTCCTACGCTGGCCGCGCTGCGCGGTGGTCGTACTCTCGCGCTTGCCAACAAGGAGTCGCTCGTGGCCGGCGGCCCGCTCGTCAGGGCCGCGGTGACACGGCCGGGGCAGATCGTCCCGGTCGACTCGGAGCACTCGGCGCTGGCGCAGTGTCTGCGGTCCGGCTCGCGCGGCGAGGTGCGGCGCCTGATCGTCACGGCCAGCGGTGGCCCGTTCCGGGGTCGGCGGCGCGACGAGTTGACCCAGGTCACGCCGGAGCAGGCGCTCGCGCACCCGACGTGGAACATGGGGCCGGTCGTCACGATCAACTCGGCGACCATGGTCAACAAGGCGCTTGAGGTGATCGAGGCGCACGAGCTGTTCGACGTGCCGTACGCCGACATCACCGTCATGGTGCACCCGCAGTCGGTGATCCACTCGATGGTCGAGTTCGTGGACGGGTCGACGATCGCCCAGGCCAGCCCACCTGACATGCGGCTGCCGATCGCGCTCGGCATCGGCTGGCCGGACCGGGTTCCCGAGGCGGCCACCGCCGTCGACTGGACGGCCGCGCACACGTGGGAGTTCGCGCCGCTGGACGACGCCGCGTTCCCGGCCGTCGCGCTGGCCAAGGCCGCCGGGGAGGCCGGGCGCTGCCGTCCGGCGATCTACAACGCGGCGAACGAGGAGTGCGTGGCGGCGTTCGTGGCGGGCCGGCTGCCGTTCCTCGGCATCGTCGACACCCTCGAACGCGTGTTGGAGGAGGCTCCGGACTTCGCCGAACCAGGTACCGTCGAGGACGTGCTCGCGGCCGAGTCGTGGGCTCGCGCGCACGCGCAGGAGATCATCGCGGGTTCGGTGGAAGGAGCTTGA